A DNA window from Anastrepha ludens isolate Willacy chromosome 6, idAnaLude1.1, whole genome shotgun sequence contains the following coding sequences:
- the LOC128867652 gene encoding uncharacterized protein LOC128867652, which produces MLFLRKCPANLLKRINCYSTANIEVQGHDYQKESFPPKYVKLLPPSKYGGEYLVTLLTGSSIIGQQGANFIRHLFEVAKVPVAFERISIGPDQTTYPNEYLQSVRRNRHALFIDLQHDPDEKHKQLLLNIDLDLYVGIIQVNSIEGYRCRHPNVNITVIMQNNAENFSKLEYGPVPGMVETLKITQKKYIERYFNFVFHYAMENRHQKVTFGHQASEFPLSDGMYNRTALKMYEQLKPQFEFELMPIHDLVRNIVMKPRCFDVICTSDRYGTFVASIASAVCGGASLFSSTERGDHHAVFKPLQTRLSITDSLILSPYGIVRSSIDLLRYLGETDCANGLYEELMNTMTCRDIKTKEFGGTDTGEYVICDIVNRLKCKTY; this is translated from the coding sequence ATGCTATTTCTCAGAAAATGTCCAGCGAATTTATTGAAACGCATAAACTGCTACTCCACCGCGAACATCGAGGTACAAGGTCACGACTATCAAAAGGAAAGTTTTCccccaaaatatgtaaaattattgcCACCCTCGAAATATGGAGGCGAATATCTGGTTACTTTACTCACTGGCTCCTCAATCATCGGTCAGCAGGGAGCAAATTTCATCAGACATCTCTTCGAGGTAGCCAAAGTGCCAGTGGCGTTCGAAAGGATTTCCATAGGACCCGATCAGACCACTTACCCGAATGAATACTTGCAGTCAGTGCGACGCAACCGTCACGCGCTTTTTATCGATTTACAACACGATCCCGATGAGAAGCACAAACAACTACTGCTCAACAttgacttggatttatatgtgGGCATCATACAGGTGAACTCCATTGAAGGCTACAGATGCAGGCATCCAAATGTGAATATTACGGTGATAATGCAAAATAATGCTGAAAATTTCTCGAAATTGGAATATGGTCCGGTGCCGGGCATGGTGGAGACATTGAAAATAACGCAGAAGAAGTACATAGAGCGCtattttaatttcgtatttcatTATGCTATGGAAAATCGTCATCAAAAGGTAACTTTTGgtcatcaggcgagtgagttcCCTCTCAGCGATGGCATGTACAATCGGACTGCCTTGAAAATGTATGAACAACTCAAGCCACAATTCGAATTCGAGTTAATGCCCATACATGATCTGGTGCGTAATATAGTGATGAAACCCCGCTGCTTCGATGTAATTTGCACCTCCGATCGGTATGGCACCTTTGTTGCCTCCATTGCTAGTGCAGTTTGCGGTGGTGCAAGTCTGTTTAGCTCGACTGAACGTGGCGATCATCACGCCGTCTTTAAGCCATTGCAGACACGACTATCCATCACCGATTCGCTGATACTCAGTCCTTATGGAATTGTGCGCTCTAGCATCGATTTGTTGAGGTACTTGGGCGAAACGGATTGTGCTAATGGTCTCTATGAGGAATTAATGAACACAATGACTTGTCGGGATATCAAAACAAAAGAGTTTGGTGGTACTGATACCGGAGAGTATGTCATTTGTGATATTGTAAATCGGTTGAAATGTAAAACCTATTGA